The following are encoded together in the Diabrotica undecimpunctata isolate CICGRU chromosome 7, icDiaUnde3, whole genome shotgun sequence genome:
- the LOC140446419 gene encoding uncharacterized protein, which produces MLKARAQLTVKTAKQFSWNKYVSEINSNTPLSDVWNKVRKISGLHTSYNFTGLKENNNFITSSSDIANIFGRIYQGHSSNQQYTANFLKAKEFAEQNPIYLFEAQNNSLNHPITFQEINSSILNLKDSSPGPDDIPSAFLKHLPVSAITYLLNIFNRIWLHHQWPAIWSNAIVIPFLKTNKPKYDPESYRPISLTSTTCKLLENIVNSRLMGFRKF; this is translated from the coding sequence atgctAAAAGCAAGGGCACAGCTAACTGTCAAAACGGCTAAACAATTTTCATGGAACAAATACGTATCGGAAATTAATAGCAATACTCCCCTCTCTGATGTCTGGAACAAAGTTAGGAAAATTTCTGGTTTACATACTTCATATAATTTCACGgggctaaaagaaaataataatttcataacatCGAGCAGCGATATTGCAAACATTTTTGGAAGAATCTATCAAGGCCACTCATCGAATCAACAGTATACCGCCAATTTTCTCAAAGCCAAAGAATTCGCCGAACAAAATCCCATTTATCTGTTTGAAGCACAAAACAATTCATTAAACCATCCCATCACTTTTCAAGAGATAAACTCATCTATTCTTAACTTGAAGGACTCTAGTCCGGGGCCTGATGAtattccttcagcatttctgaAACATCTCCCTGTTTCAGCCATAACGTATCTCTTAAACATATTCAACAGAATTTGGCTTCACCACCAATGGCCAGCTATTTGGTCAAATGCAATAGTCATTCCTTTCCTAAAAACTAATAAACCTAAATATGACCCAGAATCATATCGACCCATATCTCTGACATCGACAACCtgcaaattactagaaaatattGTTAACTCCAGACTCATGGGTTTTAGAAAATTCTAA
- the LOC140446420 gene encoding uncharacterized protein yields MSSILQNFLDTLENWSNFTGFQFSVEKSIGVVFSSSSLPQPPNLRMYEKQLEFRDHHKFLGLIFDSKLTWKNHISELILSCNKRLNVLRSLCNKNWGSDQSTLLLLYKSSIRSKLDYGAIAYSTANKSLLKSLDNIRNKSLRLILGAFPTTPVSSIYALLGEPSLHHRRMYLALLHAASVASNTSKPIHQNTFTNKYLNLFQDIRYTKKPYYERIKSILQNLNINFPEVFSSDIKYPEPWLIDIPTCDASLEYLDKSNTHHSLIRSKFEALINKYPDYHKIYTDASKSEDGVGASIVSSENNLLFRSPPACSTYSDELYAIYRAVKLLNELTLTKALIITDSLSFFRFITTFFPNILLKNC; encoded by the coding sequence ATGTCATCAATCCTTCAAAACTTTTTAGATACTCTTGAAAATTGGTCCAACTTTACAGGTTTTCAATTTTCAGTAGAAAAATCAATAGGAGTCGTATTCTCTTCTAGTTCCTTACCACAACCTCCTAACCTAAGAATGTATGAGAAACAGCTGGAGTTTAGAGATCACCACAAATTCTTGGGTTTAATCTTCGATTCAAAGTTAACATGGAAAAATCACATCTCAGAACTAATCCTTTCCTGCAATAAAAGATTAAATGTTTTAAGATCTCTCTGTAATAAAAACTGGGGCTCAGACCAATCCACTCTACTTCTCCTGTATAAATCTTCAATACGTTCTAAGCTAGATTATGGAGCAATTGCCTATTCCACTGCTAATAAATCTCTACTGAAATCATTAGATAATATTCGTAACAAAAGTCTTAGATTAATCTTAGGGGCTTTCCCAACTACACCTGTATCCAGCATTTATGCTCTTTTAGGAGAACCATCGCTACATCACCGCCGCATGTACCTCGCTCTATTACATGCAGCCTCAGTCGCGAGCAATACTTCAAAGCCAATACATCAAAacacttttacaaataaatatttaaacttattcCAAGATATTCGCTATACTAAAAAACCATATTACGAAAGAATTAAATCCATTCTTCAAAACCTAAACATTAATTTTCCGGAGGTTTTCTCCTCGGATATTAAATACCCCGAGCCTTGGCTGATCGATATACCAACTTGCGATGCATCTCTAGAGTATTTAGATAAATCTAATACACATCATTCTCTAATTCGGTCCAAGTTTGAGGCCCTCATAAATAAGTACCCTGACTACCATAaaatctacacagatgcatctaaatccGAAGACGGAGTGGGGGCATCAATCGTTTCTTCAGAGAACAATCTTCTTTTCCGTTCACCCCCAGCATGCAGCACATATTCAGATGAACTCTATGCCATATACCGTGCTGTGAAACTTCTTAACGAGCTTACACTCACAAAAGCCCTGATTATAACAGATTCCCTTAGTTTTTTTAGATTCATTACCACATTTTTCCCAAACATCCTTTTGAAAAAttgctaa